The Sulfolobus acidocaldarius DSM 639 genome has a window encoding:
- the thpS gene encoding thermopsin — protein MNFKSICLIILLSALIIPYIPQNIYFFPHRNTTGATISSGLYVNPYLYYTSPPAPAGIASFGLYNYSGNVTPYVITTNEMLGYVNITSLLAYNREALRYGVDPYSATLQFNIVLSVNTSNGVYAYWLQDVGQFQTNKNSLTFIDNVWNLTGSLSTLSSSAITGNGQVASAGGGQTFYYDVGPSYTYSFPLSYIYIINMSYTSNAVYVWIGYEIIQIGQTEYGTVNYYDKITIYQPNIISASLMINGNNYTPNGLYYDAELVWGGGGNGAPTSFNSLNCTLGLYYISNGSITPVPSLYTFGADTAEAAYNVYTTMNNGVPIAYNGIENLTILTNNFSVILI, from the coding sequence ATGAATTTTAAATCCATTTGTTTAATAATTTTGTTAAGTGCCTTAATAATACCATATATTCCACAAAATATCTATTTTTTCCCTCATCGTAACACAACAGGAGCCACAATAAGCTCAGGTCTCTATGTGAATCCCTATCTCTACTATACATCTCCTCCAGCTCCTGCAGGCATTGCATCATTTGGACTTTATAACTACTCAGGTAATGTGACGCCATATGTAATAACTACAAACGAAATGTTAGGATATGTTAATATAACCTCATTATTAGCGTACAATAGGGAAGCACTAAGGTATGGAGTAGATCCCTACAGTGCGACTTTACAGTTCAACATAGTACTCTCTGTAAACACGAGCAATGGAGTATATGCGTACTGGCTACAGGATGTTGGACAGTTTCAAACAAACAAGAATTCCTTAACGTTTATTGATAATGTATGGAATTTGACAGGAAGTTTATCAACTTTAAGTTCAAGTGCAATAACAGGTAATGGGCAAGTTGCATCCGCAGGTGGTGGACAAACCTTCTATTATGATGTGGGACCGTCTTACACCTATTCCTTCCCACTCTCATATATATACATAATAAACATGAGCTACACCAGTAATGCAGTGTATGTATGGATAGGTTATGAGATTATACAAATAGGACAAACTGAATATGGTACCGTAAACTACTACGATAAGATAACAATATACCAGCCAAACATTATCTCTGCATCACTTATGATAAACGGAAACAATTACACTCCAAACGGTCTATATTACGATGCCGAATTAGTTTGGGGTGGCGGAGGAAACGGTGCACCAACATCATTTAACTCATTAAATTGTACATTAGGGCTATACTATATCAGTAATGGTAGCATAACTCCTGTTCCTTCACTGTACACTTTTGGCGCCGACACAGCCGAGGCTGCATATAACGTCTACACAACAATGAACAACGGAGTGCCTATAGCATATAATGGCATTGAGAATCTTACCATATTGACAAATAACTTCAGTGTTATACTAATTTAA
- a CDS encoding chloride channel protein, producing MKLSSLPYFEKWFILGVILGIIAGLAATAFYLLLHVFEGLFLYSLVSISIPKPLGEGGSLNFVFSSGRYYLIPLSVALGGLLSGLIVYTFAPEAEGHGTDAAIKAYHYYQGKIKWIVVPVKIIASAITIGSGGSAGREGPTAQFSAGVGSIIADLLKLSPEDRRKAVAVGIGAGIGTIFKTPIGGAILAAEILYKRDIEPEVIYPTLIASAIGYTIFGSIFGFEPVFGYYTGSFNPLRLPMYAILGVISGLLAILYVKTFYGINSFFKKLKTKNYIKPLIGGLVSGAIALLVPEVMGVGYGWINLVEYEKFSSFYSPILPFFVILALIPFLKILATSFSIGSGASGGVFAPGLFIGAFMGADVGLVFHLLFPTIVPDISPFVIIGMMSFFSAAGKAPLSVIIMVTEMTGSLQLLPGAMIAVAISYLISGNYTIYQAQVPTRRDSPAHLQEYETPLLTLIKVSSCRIEDVKVKVYTSVKEALKIMRDKDLLSLPVVDDNSNFIGIVYMKDIEGRTSSDPVIKYVVRGTPYVTLNSSLEEAWEILSRLKSRWVPVVNHNVFLGIITIDDLLNAYKEEMKRVGKIGEINT from the coding sequence ATGAAGTTATCTTCTCTGCCCTACTTTGAGAAGTGGTTCATCCTTGGTGTGATACTCGGCATAATAGCAGGGTTGGCAGCTACTGCATTTTATCTACTACTTCATGTATTTGAGGGCTTATTCTTATATTCCCTAGTATCAATTTCCATTCCTAAACCATTAGGTGAAGGTGGTTCATTAAACTTTGTATTTAGCAGTGGAAGATATTACCTCATTCCCCTTTCGGTTGCTTTAGGCGGATTACTGTCTGGTTTAATTGTTTACACTTTTGCTCCTGAAGCTGAAGGTCACGGCACTGACGCTGCAATAAAGGCATATCATTATTATCAAGGTAAAATTAAGTGGATAGTTGTACCGGTAAAAATCATTGCTTCAGCAATAACAATAGGGTCAGGTGGAAGCGCAGGAAGGGAAGGACCTACTGCACAGTTTTCTGCAGGAGTCGGATCAATTATAGCCGATTTGTTAAAGCTATCACCCGAAGACAGAAGGAAAGCTGTAGCAGTGGGAATAGGTGCTGGTATAGGAACGATCTTCAAGACACCTATTGGTGGGGCAATTTTAGCTGCGGAAATACTCTATAAGAGAGATATAGAGCCTGAGGTCATTTACCCCACATTAATTGCCTCAGCAATAGGGTACACTATTTTCGGTTCCATCTTTGGTTTTGAACCAGTATTTGGATATTACACTGGTTCTTTCAATCCTTTAAGACTGCCTATGTACGCCATTTTAGGAGTGATCTCAGGATTACTGGCAATACTCTACGTAAAAACTTTTTACGGTATAAATTCGTTCTTTAAGAAATTAAAAACTAAAAATTATATTAAACCATTGATAGGTGGGCTAGTCTCAGGAGCCATTGCACTACTTGTGCCTGAGGTTATGGGTGTGGGATATGGTTGGATAAATTTAGTAGAATATGAAAAATTTTCTAGTTTCTACTCTCCTATACTTCCCTTTTTCGTTATTCTAGCATTAATTCCATTTCTAAAAATATTAGCAACCTCCTTCTCTATTGGTTCAGGAGCTAGTGGAGGAGTCTTCGCACCTGGTCTATTCATAGGCGCATTTATGGGAGCTGATGTGGGTTTAGTGTTCCATCTTCTATTTCCAACAATTGTCCCAGATATATCTCCCTTTGTGATCATAGGAATGATGAGCTTCTTCTCAGCAGCAGGAAAAGCACCCTTATCAGTGATAATAATGGTTACGGAAATGACGGGGAGTTTACAGTTATTGCCGGGAGCTATGATAGCAGTAGCAATATCCTATCTAATTTCGGGTAATTATACAATCTATCAAGCGCAAGTACCAACGAGAAGAGACTCCCCTGCACACTTACAAGAGTATGAAACCCCTCTTCTTACCCTTATCAAAGTAAGCTCTTGTCGTATTGAAGATGTGAAAGTAAAGGTATATACTAGCGTCAAGGAAGCTCTTAAAATAATGCGAGATAAAGACCTTTTGAGTTTACCTGTAGTTGACGATAATTCTAACTTTATAGGTATAGTATACATGAAAGATATTGAGGGAAGAACGTCGTCTGACCCTGTTATTAAATACGTGGTTAGGGGAACACCTTATGTAACACTTAACTCTTCGCTTGAAGAAGCATGGGAAATATTGAGTAGGTTAAAAAGCAGGTGGGTTCCAGTGGTTAATCATAATGTGTTCTTAGGGATAATTACTATCGATGACCTACTAAATGCTTACAAAGAAGAGATGAAGAGGGTAGGGAAAATTGGTGAGATTAACACTTAG
- a CDS encoding dienelactone hydrolase family protein has translation MVESKEIFFESYDGAKLRTFLARPESPKLAVILIHEIWGLNENIKDIAVRLANEGYLAFAPQLYTRQEDILSPSNIERVMSKVWSIPPEKRSDPNVYQQVLSSLDDKGKRVVETLVLNRSKFEEQMIKDLVKTYDYLHSQGFNKIVSMGFCMGGGLAFQLATEVPLDGAIVFYGRNPQPLEAIQKLKGAVLGLYAGEDPPIDAGLPDLISAMIKYKKDLELKIYPGAYHAFFNDRGRVYNKEASEDAWERVKNFLRRVSK, from the coding sequence ATGGTTGAAAGTAAGGAAATATTTTTTGAATCGTATGATGGAGCCAAACTAAGAACATTTTTAGCAAGACCAGAAAGCCCAAAGCTGGCTGTAATTTTAATCCATGAGATATGGGGATTGAATGAGAATATAAAGGATATAGCAGTAAGACTAGCAAATGAGGGCTACCTAGCGTTTGCACCGCAATTATACACTAGGCAGGAAGACATCCTTTCCCCGTCAAACATAGAAAGGGTAATGTCAAAAGTCTGGAGTATTCCCCCTGAAAAGAGGTCAGACCCTAATGTTTACCAACAAGTTCTCTCATCTCTTGACGATAAGGGCAAAAGAGTAGTGGAAACTCTAGTTTTAAACAGGTCAAAATTTGAGGAGCAAATGATAAAAGATTTAGTAAAGACTTATGACTATCTCCACTCCCAAGGGTTTAACAAGATAGTAAGTATGGGCTTTTGTATGGGTGGAGGACTAGCATTTCAGTTAGCAACTGAGGTTCCCCTCGACGGAGCCATAGTATTTTATGGTAGAAATCCGCAACCTTTAGAAGCTATTCAGAAGTTGAAGGGAGCTGTTCTAGGACTTTATGCAGGAGAAGATCCACCAATAGACGCTGGGCTACCTGACTTGATCTCTGCGATGATTAAATACAAGAAGGATTTAGAGCTCAAGATATACCCTGGAGCATATCATGCGTTCTTTAACGACAGAGGTAGGGTGTATAATAAGGAAGCCTCAGAGGATGCATGGGAGAGGGTCAAAAACTTCCTTAGGAGGGTATCAAAATGA
- a CDS encoding ArsR/SmtB family transcription factor, whose product MEPILSELESFFSALSDKTRLSIVLFLLEKEEVTVDEISRTLNKSQSLISHHLACLRNCGIVKVRREGKFSYYSLADEDIKNLVKNAIEHVRKYSKSILACEVVSNSKPENLSDRKIVLQTDQIETGTPGNT is encoded by the coding sequence ATGGAACCGATTTTAAGCGAATTAGAATCATTCTTCTCGGCATTATCAGATAAGACTAGGCTAAGTATTGTGTTGTTTCTTCTGGAGAAAGAAGAGGTAACTGTTGATGAAATAAGTAGGACTTTAAACAAATCTCAATCCCTTATATCACATCATCTGGCTTGCCTAAGGAATTGTGGTATAGTTAAGGTAAGAAGGGAGGGAAAGTTCTCTTACTATTCTTTGGCTGACGAGGACATTAAGAACTTAGTTAAGAACGCCATAGAACACGTTAGGAAATATAGCAAGTCAATACTGGCATGTGAGGTTGTCAGTAATAGCAAACCAGAGAATCTTAGCGATAGAAAGATAGTTTTGCAAACTGATCAGATTGAAACTGGTACTCCAGGCAATACATAA
- the ilvD gene encoding dihydroxy-acid dehydratase → MPESKLNSPLRYHGIYNAPHRAFLRSVGLTDGEINKPLVAVATAWSEAGPCNFHTLSLAHVAKEGAKEGGLTPLAFPTIVVNDNIGMGTEGMRYSLVSRDLIADMVEAQFNAHAFDALIGIGGCDKTTPGILMAMARLNVPSIYIYGGSAEPGFYLGRRLTIEDVHEAIGAFIAGKIDEHELYEIEKRAHPTVGTCSGMFTANTMGSMSEALGMALPGSASPTATSSRRIMYVRETGKAVSRLLENGVKSRDILTFEAFENAIAVLMAMGGSTNAVLHLLAIAYEAGVKLTLDDFNRISKRTPYIGSLKPGGDYVMADLDEVGGVPLVMKKLLDAGLLNGDVLTVTGKTMKQNLQEYRIPNVPHNHIVKDVKNPIKPRGGIVILKGSLAPEGAVIKVAATNVTKFEGKAKVYNSEEQAFKGIQSNEVKDGEVVVIRYEGPKGGPGMPEMLRVTAAIVGAGLSNVAMVTDGRFSGATRGPMVGHVAPEAMVGGPIAIVEDGDVIVIDVENERLDIKLSDAEIKRRLNNWSPPEPRYKSGLLAKYASLVAQSSMGAVTRPVIK, encoded by the coding sequence ATGCCAGAAAGTAAATTAAATAGTCCTTTAAGATATCACGGTATATATAATGCACCGCATAGGGCTTTTTTGAGATCTGTAGGTCTTACAGATGGCGAAATAAACAAACCACTTGTTGCAGTGGCTACAGCCTGGAGTGAAGCTGGTCCATGTAACTTTCACACATTATCTTTAGCACATGTAGCTAAAGAAGGGGCAAAAGAAGGAGGACTAACACCACTAGCCTTTCCAACTATAGTTGTCAACGACAATATAGGTATGGGAACTGAGGGAATGAGATACAGCTTAGTTAGCAGGGATCTAATAGCTGACATGGTGGAGGCTCAATTTAACGCACATGCCTTCGATGCACTAATAGGTATTGGAGGTTGTGATAAGACAACTCCAGGAATCCTAATGGCTATGGCTAGGCTTAACGTTCCCTCAATTTATATTTATGGTGGATCAGCAGAGCCTGGCTTTTATCTCGGAAGGAGATTAACAATAGAGGACGTCCATGAAGCCATAGGTGCATTCATTGCAGGTAAAATAGATGAACATGAGTTATACGAAATAGAGAAGAGAGCCCATCCAACTGTAGGTACATGCTCAGGTATGTTTACGGCAAACACAATGGGCTCTATGTCTGAAGCACTAGGTATGGCTTTACCGGGAAGTGCCTCTCCGACAGCCACTTCTTCCAGAAGAATAATGTATGTCAGAGAGACTGGAAAGGCAGTGAGTAGACTACTTGAGAACGGAGTTAAATCAAGGGATATACTAACTTTTGAGGCGTTTGAAAATGCAATAGCAGTTCTTATGGCAATGGGAGGGTCAACAAACGCAGTGCTTCACTTACTCGCAATAGCTTATGAGGCTGGAGTGAAGCTAACATTAGATGATTTCAATAGGATCTCAAAGAGGACTCCTTACATAGGTAGTTTGAAACCTGGTGGAGACTACGTCATGGCAGATTTAGATGAAGTGGGCGGTGTGCCCCTTGTAATGAAGAAGTTATTAGATGCAGGATTGCTCAATGGAGACGTACTGACTGTTACTGGCAAAACAATGAAACAAAACCTCCAAGAGTACAGAATTCCAAATGTTCCACATAATCATATCGTAAAGGATGTCAAGAATCCCATAAAGCCAAGGGGAGGGATAGTCATACTTAAGGGAAGTCTAGCACCAGAGGGGGCTGTTATAAAAGTTGCAGCGACAAATGTTACAAAGTTTGAGGGCAAAGCTAAAGTTTACAACTCAGAGGAGCAAGCCTTCAAGGGTATTCAGAGTAATGAAGTAAAAGACGGAGAGGTCGTTGTCATAAGATATGAGGGACCAAAAGGTGGACCTGGTATGCCTGAAATGTTGAGAGTCACTGCTGCGATAGTTGGTGCCGGATTAAGTAATGTTGCCATGGTTACGGATGGTAGATTTTCAGGGGCTACCAGAGGACCTATGGTGGGTCATGTAGCTCCTGAAGCTATGGTAGGAGGACCAATAGCAATTGTGGAAGATGGTGATGTTATAGTAATAGATGTTGAAAACGAAAGACTTGATATAAAACTATCTGACGCTGAGATTAAAAGGAGGCTCAACAATTGGTCTCCACCAGAACCCAGGTATAAGTCTGGTTTACTGGCAAAATATGCGTCGTTGGTAGCTCAATCTTCCATGGGTGCTGTAACGAGACCTGTGATTAAGTGA
- the merA gene encoding mercury(II) reductase: MYDLAIIGYGAAGFSALIRANELGIKPVIIGYGEIGGTCVNVGCVPSKRLLSIGETYKYASIALNQKTTPNFEKSFEDKSEIVSSLRKEKYEDVLNSYDAKVIKGRAHFISPNAIKVNGEIVEAKKFIIATGSSPSIPDIKGLREAGYWTNVEALSPTRRISSLAIIGGRALALEFSQMYKRLGVDTVILQRSNRILPNWEPEISLSVKSYLENMEEIPVFTQVKVKEVETKNDQKVIITDMGEVEVDEILVATGRRPNVDLNLNVAGVSLNEKGGVKVDEELRTTNPNIFAAGDVIGEQMLESVAGKEGFIAVDNAILNSHKKIDKLSIPQVVFIDPNVSRVGLTQVEAESSGYTVDYRVVNMESVPKARILRESHGLIKMVVNREDMRILGAEIFGKNSAEIINEAALAIKFRATIYDIIDTIHVFPTMSESLKIAAIAFERDVKRMSCCVD; this comes from the coding sequence GTGTATGACCTAGCAATAATAGGTTATGGTGCCGCAGGCTTCTCAGCACTGATAAGGGCAAACGAACTGGGAATAAAACCAGTAATAATAGGCTATGGGGAAATTGGAGGTACTTGTGTGAACGTTGGCTGCGTACCTTCTAAGAGATTGTTAAGTATTGGTGAAACTTATAAGTACGCCTCAATAGCCTTAAATCAAAAGACTACGCCAAACTTTGAGAAGTCATTCGAAGATAAGTCAGAAATAGTCTCGTCTCTCAGAAAGGAGAAATATGAGGATGTATTAAACAGTTACGATGCAAAAGTGATCAAAGGCAGGGCTCACTTTATTTCGCCTAACGCCATTAAAGTTAATGGGGAAATTGTGGAGGCTAAAAAATTCATCATAGCAACTGGTTCATCACCATCTATTCCTGATATTAAGGGTTTGAGAGAAGCTGGTTATTGGACTAATGTCGAAGCCCTATCCCCTACAAGGAGGATTTCTTCATTGGCAATAATAGGGGGAAGGGCATTGGCACTTGAATTCTCACAAATGTATAAAAGATTAGGCGTAGACACTGTCATCCTCCAGAGGAGTAATAGAATTTTACCTAACTGGGAACCAGAGATCTCCCTGTCGGTCAAAAGTTACCTGGAAAATATGGAGGAGATACCCGTTTTTACTCAGGTTAAAGTAAAAGAAGTGGAGACTAAGAATGACCAGAAGGTCATTATAACGGATATGGGTGAAGTAGAGGTGGATGAGATACTTGTTGCAACGGGAAGGAGACCCAATGTAGACTTAAATTTGAATGTCGCAGGGGTCAGTTTAAACGAAAAGGGAGGAGTAAAGGTTGATGAAGAGTTGAGAACTACGAATCCAAACATCTTTGCCGCTGGTGATGTGATAGGTGAGCAGATGTTAGAATCCGTCGCAGGGAAGGAGGGTTTTATAGCTGTAGATAATGCGATACTGAACTCCCATAAAAAAATTGATAAGCTAAGTATTCCACAAGTGGTCTTCATTGATCCTAATGTATCTAGAGTTGGTTTAACTCAGGTTGAGGCAGAGTCCTCAGGATATACTGTGGATTACAGGGTAGTTAACATGGAAAGTGTTCCTAAAGCCAGGATATTAAGAGAGAGTCATGGTTTAATTAAGATGGTAGTTAACAGGGAAGATATGAGAATTCTAGGTGCGGAAATATTTGGTAAGAACTCGGCTGAGATAATTAATGAAGCAGCCCTTGCAATTAAGTTTAGGGCTACTATATATGATATAATCGATACTATTCACGTATTCCCTACAATGTCAGAGAGCTTAAAAATCGCCGCAATAGCATTTGAGAGAGACGTAAAGAGAATGAGTTGTTGTGTAGACTAG
- a CDS encoding acyl-CoA dehydrogenase family protein, producing the protein MLARVQDEEEKLILSTVNELMKKYDERYWLDKDLKREFPLDFLQEFSELGLGSVLIPKENGGAGKGLRLACEILYHVNVNGGNSYFIHGHYYNTTLLVKHAGKLIREKYFEGIVKGAKVLSLALTEPDVGSDSTRIKTLARKKDDRTYVINGHKIFISRLKYSDFMIVVARTIPYDVVERKTDGITLFLVDLRVSRDNIDMKEIKTMSNTSAFEVFLNNLEVPAENVIGEVNRGFYYLLDLLNAERFMIASEMIGNAEWFINKAVEYARNRVVFGKPIGSYQGVQFPIAKVYAELEAVKSYFNDGIEHFDKDKDSKLIGSYANISKYLATEIAWEAGNIAMDTYGGYGYAVDTGIERKLRETRLYKVAPVSQNLVLSYIANHILNLPKSY; encoded by the coding sequence ATGTTAGCAAGAGTACAGGACGAGGAAGAAAAGCTGATTCTCTCCACAGTTAACGAGCTTATGAAGAAATATGATGAAAGGTATTGGTTGGATAAGGACTTGAAGAGGGAGTTTCCATTAGATTTCCTTCAAGAGTTCAGTGAGTTAGGCTTAGGATCAGTTCTAATTCCTAAAGAAAATGGAGGTGCCGGAAAGGGTCTAAGATTAGCATGTGAAATACTTTATCACGTTAATGTTAATGGAGGGAACTCATATTTCATACACGGGCACTATTATAATACAACCCTTCTAGTTAAACACGCCGGTAAGTTGATCAGGGAAAAATATTTTGAAGGCATTGTTAAGGGCGCAAAAGTTCTGTCATTGGCACTAACGGAGCCTGATGTGGGTTCAGATAGCACAAGAATAAAAACCCTTGCCCGGAAAAAGGACGATAGGACTTATGTGATAAATGGTCATAAGATATTCATTTCAAGGTTAAAGTATAGTGATTTCATGATTGTTGTAGCTAGGACAATACCATATGACGTTGTGGAGAGAAAGACCGATGGGATAACTCTCTTTCTCGTAGATCTGAGGGTGAGTAGGGACAATATTGATATGAAAGAAATTAAGACCATGTCAAATACATCAGCCTTTGAAGTATTTCTTAACAACCTTGAAGTTCCTGCGGAAAACGTTATAGGTGAAGTGAATCGAGGTTTCTATTATCTCCTTGATTTACTTAATGCCGAGAGGTTTATGATAGCTTCGGAAATGATAGGTAATGCCGAGTGGTTCATAAATAAGGCTGTTGAATACGCTAGAAATAGAGTTGTATTTGGAAAACCAATCGGAAGTTATCAAGGTGTGCAGTTTCCCATAGCTAAAGTATATGCAGAGTTAGAGGCAGTAAAGTCATACTTCAATGATGGAATTGAGCACTTTGATAAGGATAAAGACTCCAAATTGATTGGTAGTTATGCTAACATTTCTAAGTACCTGGCTACTGAGATAGCTTGGGAGGCAGGTAACATTGCCATGGATACCTACGGAGGGTATGGATATGCTGTTGATACTGGAATAGAGAGGAAGTTGAGGGAGACAAGGCTTTACAAGGTAGCACCGGTCTCTCAGAATTTAGTCTTATCATACATTGCAAATCATATATTGAATCTTCCTAAATCATATTGA
- the rnhA gene encoding ribonuclease HI has product MNIGYFDGLCEPKNPGGIATYGFVIILEDGNTVKGYGLASKPFSKDSTNNVAEYTGIICLMRKMIELKLSNPKIRGDSQLVIRQLRGEYKVKSLRIKPLYEKALELVRQLNAELEWVPREENEEADQLSRVAYDLVRQGKLTQIGCMH; this is encoded by the coding sequence ATGAACATCGGATACTTTGATGGTTTATGTGAACCGAAAAATCCTGGAGGAATTGCAACATATGGCTTTGTGATTATTCTGGAGGACGGAAATACTGTCAAAGGATATGGTTTAGCCTCCAAGCCATTCTCAAAGGATTCCACAAACAATGTAGCTGAATATACTGGAATAATTTGTCTGATGCGTAAAATGATTGAACTGAAGTTGAGTAACCCAAAAATAAGGGGAGATTCTCAATTGGTAATAAGACAATTGAGGGGAGAGTACAAGGTAAAATCGTTGAGAATAAAGCCTCTTTATGAAAAGGCTTTGGAACTAGTAAGGCAACTTAACGCTGAGTTGGAGTGGGTTCCAAGAGAAGAGAATGAGGAGGCTGATCAGTTGAGTAGGGTAGCTTATGATCTCGTGAGACAGGGTAAATTAACCCAGATTGGTTGTATGCATTAG
- a CDS encoding DUF72 domain-containing protein, producing MDIYIGTSGWSYSWNEGGNLDWYFRNTGFNAVELNMSFYRFPSPKLVNSWKKYNLRWSVKVNRMITHVNRMKDSELWKKFEEIFSGLNVDFYLFQLPQSFKYSPENLERIKKFEETVGEKMAVEFRDPEWYKRDLDLNCVVVSIDSPIGRYIEISPQGTVYLRMHGADNWYQYDYSDEELRDIAKEVLALHPKKIYVFFNNDLWMLENGRKMMEILKKECG from the coding sequence ATGGATATTTACATTGGTACTTCGGGATGGAGTTACAGCTGGAATGAGGGAGGAAACTTGGACTGGTACTTCAGAAATACAGGTTTTAATGCCGTCGAGTTGAATATGAGCTTTTACAGGTTTCCCAGCCCTAAACTAGTGAACTCATGGAAAAAGTATAACCTGAGGTGGAGTGTAAAGGTAAATAGGATGATCACTCATGTGAACCGTATGAAAGACTCGGAATTGTGGAAAAAATTTGAGGAAATATTTTCAGGGTTAAACGTGGACTTCTATCTCTTTCAATTACCACAAAGTTTCAAATATAGCCCTGAAAACCTTGAGAGAATAAAGAAGTTTGAGGAAACAGTGGGAGAGAAAATGGCTGTTGAGTTTAGGGACCCTGAGTGGTACAAAAGAGATTTGGATTTAAACTGTGTAGTTGTCTCAATAGACTCTCCCATAGGTAGATACATTGAGATATCCCCTCAAGGTACTGTATATTTAAGAATGCATGGGGCAGATAATTGGTACCAGTATGACTATAGTGATGAAGAGTTAAGAGACATAGCAAAAGAAGTCTTAGCTCTACATCCCAAAAAGATTTATGTCTTCTTCAACAATGACCTCTGGATGTTAGAAAACGGACGAAAAATGATGGAGATATTGAAAAAAGAATGTGGTTGA
- a CDS encoding extracellular solute-binding protein: MSYKKAITRVQAIVIVVIIVIAVVGVAVYFLSQKPSSSPTSSSSTSSSSSNSASSTSQSGNLVIYGAGAYAAILNYLASQFQNQTGIQTHVNPGGSFALASQISQGSPVDVFVPVAFIQAIPLEGSENPGWTIAFLSDQMTIVYSNYTESAPYWNQLYSNYTMAMKTNQTQYWYNFFYLLSTKFSLGIANPNTDPEGLYAYLILNMAGYLYANHNSSYFTDLVKANPNVKSATTTAAFVSPLKAGELDFTFSYVSYAVSQKLDYLKLPPWLSFGYYPNETQWYSQFSYNITVSGKTLTIHGNPVYLYITVPLTSTNPNAAYQFIQFILSHESELSQFGVTPVYPAVLFYNNSTSLPQPINQLLQSGELKYGGTIPSI; encoded by the coding sequence ATGTCCTATAAAAAAGCTATAACTAGAGTTCAAGCCATAGTAATAGTAGTAATAATAGTTATCGCAGTTGTAGGAGTGGCAGTCTACTTTCTAAGCCAGAAACCTTCTTCATCTCCTACTTCCAGTTCATCTACTTCCTCCTCTTCTTCAAATTCAGCATCATCTACTAGCCAAAGTGGGAATTTAGTTATATATGGCGCAGGAGCTTACGCAGCAATACTGAACTATCTAGCGAGTCAGTTTCAAAATCAGACAGGGATTCAAACGCACGTTAATCCAGGTGGGTCATTTGCTTTGGCAAGTCAAATCTCTCAGGGTTCACCTGTAGACGTCTTTGTGCCAGTTGCATTCATACAGGCTATTCCACTTGAGGGATCTGAAAACCCAGGTTGGACAATTGCTTTCCTATCAGACCAGATGACCATAGTCTACTCAAATTACACTGAAAGTGCTCCATACTGGAATCAGCTCTATTCCAACTACACTATGGCTATGAAAACCAATCAAACACAGTACTGGTATAACTTCTTCTATCTACTTTCAACTAAGTTCAGTTTGGGAATAGCTAATCCAAATACTGATCCTGAGGGGCTATATGCTTACTTGATTTTAAACATGGCTGGTTACCTATATGCTAACCACAACAGTAGCTACTTCACCGATCTGGTAAAGGCTAATCCAAATGTGAAGAGCGCTACAACAACTGCCGCTTTCGTATCTCCGCTAAAAGCAGGAGAGCTGGACTTCACGTTCTCCTATGTATCCTATGCTGTTTCTCAGAAGCTGGACTATTTAAAACTACCTCCTTGGCTGAGTTTCGGTTATTATCCTAATGAGACGCAGTGGTATAGTCAATTTTCCTATAACATTACAGTATCAGGAAAAACTCTCACTATTCACGGAAATCCTGTGTACTTGTACATCACTGTACCACTCACCTCAACCAATCCCAATGCAGCATATCAGTTCATCCAGTTTATTCTGTCCCATGAGAGCGAGTTATCGCAGTTTGGTGTGACTCCAGTGTACCCGGCAGTACTATTTTACAACAACTCCACCTCACTACCCCAGCCTATAAACCAGCTATTGCAAAGTGGAGAGTTAAAATATGGAGGAACAATCCCAAGTATTTAA
- a CDS encoding TRASH domain-containing protein: MVKIRMNKNELKCENCGMELTEEHIYTRMIKGKEHYFCCADCSNEFERKFNF, encoded by the coding sequence GTGGTTAAGATAAGAATGAATAAAAATGAGTTAAAGTGCGAAAACTGTGGCATGGAATTAACAGAGGAACATATTTACACTAGGATGATTAAAGGGAAAGAGCATTACTTTTGCTGTGCAGACTGCTCAAATGAATTTGAAAGGAAATTTAATTTTTAA